Part of the Solanum pennellii chromosome 10, SPENNV200 genome is shown below.
ACAAGTATGTGTAAAGACCGAGTATAAGTTGaaagacatattttattaatgaagaCAGAAAGTTGTTAAATAGAGCTATAGTGCAAATACTCCTAAACGAACTGTAATGAAACCAATTCGGTATCCTAAAAAACAGGGATAGGAACTACTGAAACTTAATACAGACTAAATAACTAAAGTGGCTCGTGATGTTCCAATAGTATCATCCTCATTACCTCCTCCTCAACAACAGAATTTTTAGAGAGGGAAAAAAGAAATGATTGGGAAGGAGGAATTGTGAggaataaaacataaaagaaaaggaGAGGGGATCTAAGTAATGTGCCAAAACAAGAGATGCCGATTAGGATGGCTTGAGACACTACGTCGTTTCTGCAACAGTGACAGCGAGTTTAAAGCTATGGAAGCTGTGACAGTTGACTTGTTCGACGTGTCTTGGTGCGTACCTGTCCCCTCATCTGTTCCCCTATGAAATAAGATCCCTCTGAGAGACAGTTCCCCTAGGGAGTATTCTCCCTTAAATTAgcatttcaatcaaataataGATCAGCTTGGTGCCTATCTGGTTCCTTGGCAAGTTTATCATATCATCAAAGCAAAACATACTACCACAGTGACTATGTATCATCATATAGAGTTCACCACATACAAGCTCCAATTATGGAATTTCGAAATTAGGAGTGAGTCACTTTTCAATTGTGGGAAATGGAACACTATAATTTGTGGAATGGATCGAATTGTTTACATTTAGGTgcttacaatatttattttgccGAACCGAATATAGGCCTGTAGAAGGTTGAGTGTTACTACATTGTAGACTTGACATGCCTAGTCAAGGACATGGCGCGGGGATTTATTAAGGACGTCCAAAGGACAAGTTGGATTATTGTCTCAATGTTTCTTCCCGGAAGGAATTGTTTATACAGAAAGTTTGATCTCTCCAAAATCACTTATTTAAGATTCTCTTATATATGACCAAAAcacatttctttttctctttatttacgAAATCATGTAAGAGCCTATTTCCGGTAAGTTTATCAATTGCTCGCAAATATTTGGTTCCGAAATGTATTTATCAAAGTTGTCAGAGAAGTGATTGAAGCCGTgactttactttattttacctaTTACTGATTGTCTAATGCTACCAGTAATACACTGTTTATTCCAAGAAGATTTATGTATTggatttcaaattaaattataagttACGTGATCAGTTAATGCTTATGACTTCTCACCAATGCCAATAATTTGTGTCCTTTGAATGAAGAGTTAGGACTCAAAACTGGTAGATCAATTtatgattcaaaatatttaaccaTTAAGGTTTTTGGCACTAAATTCATATTGTACTTTGAAAATTGTACGTGCAACTCAACTATTCTACATAGTAATTGCTACCCGTATCAAACAACTTCGCAAACACCACAAGGAATAGAACAAAATGGAGTCAAGAAAATggtaattttgatgaataataaatattgacattCTATATATACACTTGTTTAGTACCATGTATCTACTATAAAAATTGTTACAGTTAGCTTAACAAACTAACAATTCTAGATTTCGTCGTTCTTGAAGGTATGAAGCAGATGAACATTGATTGGAAGGTACAGAAACAAGCAAAGCATTCTGAAGATCAGCGGCTACACCTCTTTTGACGAGTGATATGATATAGTTCATGAACAGTGCATCACATGGTAATGTAATAGGACCATAACTTGGAAGTCCAAACTCTTCTTCAGACATGTGCAACAGTTGTCTGATTACGTCATGTTGAAGATAAGCCAATGGAACCACAAATCGCTTTTGATCGGTTGTATACACCACAAAGTGGCCTCTGTCAACTATGGAAGATGATGTGCTACAACTCTCAGCATCATAGTAATTGGATCTTGGAAAAGAAATTCTCTTCCTCTGCTTAGCTGCAAACTTTTGCCATTTCCTTGCCATCTTGATGAGTTTCTTGGCGCTTATCATACTGATTTCTTTGAAATATCGGAAAAGAAAAGTTGATTATCTTTTAAAAGATTTGATTTAGAGTTATCTGCTTGATGATCAAACCAGCTTTTGGAAACACATTATATATAGTTGAGACTTTGAATTATAGCTAAAGCTGCCAACCTGGAATAAGTATGCTAGACAGAATCATGTGATGCTGTTTAATATGGGACCTAAGGACTTGTGAACATGGCTGGTTGTGCATTAATTCATTCCTCTATCACCATAAAACCAAGTGGTCCTGGACTAATTAATCAACTTTAATAACAACAGAGAAGGCAAACCATGTGAGATTTCATGTGCTATTTTCTTTCCAGTTACCACCAATTTCTCTCAACCACTAAACATTTGGATATGAAACTTgtcataaatttatatataatcagAGCCAAACATTTCAGCTCAACACAAGTATCCTGACATTCAAAGAACTTTCATTTTATATATCCGTGATCCTCCAAGTTTGTTTTCTGTCTTTCCTTCATCATTTAGTATTAGAAAGTACTCCTTGAGACAATGGGTATCAAAGTGACTCCATTTGTTCAAGCTAATCGGTTCTTAAGGAGGTCTTCAACAAATGGAGATGTTCCAAAAGGACGTTGTGCAGTACACGTAGGAGAGAGCCACAAGAAAGAGATTCGTCGTGCAAGTGTCTTACTTGAGCCAGCTTTATTTCAAGACTTGTTAGCTCAGGCTGAAGAAGAGTTTGGCTTTGATCATCCGATGGGTGGTATTACAATACCTTGCAAGGAGGATGTGTTCGTTGATCTTACTTCACGCTTAAGAAGATCATGAGTAGTATCATAGTGCAAATTCTTCAACGAATGAGATTTTGTAAAGCAATAGGATTAGAAATTAGAAAGAGGAGATTGTAGAAGCAGCAATTTTATTGTATAGTTGTGAACCACCAGAACTTTGGAGGGATATCCCCGTGTAAATTTAAGTTACATACTTCACAAAGATTATGGGTTAACAGATTATCTATTAGATTTCTGAATCTACACCTTTATATTGCTCTAAAGGTTGCTCTTTTATCATGTCTTTCCATTTTCAAACAGCAAAACTTTCAGTTTTACATCTTTAATCTAATCTATAGACTCTTCTTCGTTCATTCATTCCGTCAAACAAATAAATGATAACTTTGGACTCCTAAAGAATCATGCAACGCTTTCATTCTGTATATGATCATACCAAAGAATGACAAATTATCATAGTGCTCCTTGACCCCTTCCATAGCAGATTTTCTTATCTTAGCGTGGCCAGTTGAATATGCATCATGCTGAGtagtaaaatacataaaaacagTAAATGCATTCTATGTTGGAAccctttttctttacttttttctcGTAGATCGACTGCGGAACAGGAGCGGAAGGAAAGAATTAACTTCCTTTTTCGATGTAcaacattaataattattttggacTTCATAATGTTTGGCTGTTATTATTGTAATTGCTTGTAAATTGAAACTTGATAGTTAAAATTGTTTGTAAATTTACTCAGAGGCTAAGATTAGCAAGAAATGAATACTAGATCATCTTGGTTGAAATTAGTCTTCTACAGAATCTTAAAAAGCTGGTGCATACTTTTGCAATTTTGTCAATTGTCTTTTCGAGAAAAGTTTACTTTTATCTTGATTGAAAGAATGattaaattgaagattttgacatAAATTTCTATGAATTGGGAAAAGTTCCTTATCCCCTGGATGTGAAAGCCACAAGATAGATATTCGCGGTGCAAGACTGTTTGGAAGCcaataaaaagaaacaagaatctTCAATTTGAAGGCAAAAATATGCAGTTTAATTCTGATTAAAAATTAGATGTAAAAATTGTATACACCTTCAAGTATTATGGTACAAAATTTATCACAGTTAGATTAACAAACTAGCAATTGCGGGTTTCTTTGTTCTTCAAGATATGAAGCTGATGAGCATCGACTGGAAGCGACTGTTACAAGCAAAGCATTTTGAAAATCTGTAGATACACCTCTTCTGATGAGTGATATAATGTAGTTCATGAATAGTGCATCACACGGTAACGTGATGGGGCCATCACTTGGTAGTCCAAACTCTTCTTCAGACATGTGCAACAGTTGTCTGATTACCTCGTGTTGAAGATAAGCCAACGGAACCACAAATCGCTTCTTATCGATTGTATACACCACAAAATTCCCTTTAGCAACTATAGAAGATGATGTGCTGCAACTCTCTGCATCATTGTAATTGGATCTTGGAAAAGAAATTCTCTTCCTCTGATTCGCTGCGAACTTCTGCCATTTCCTTGCCAtcttgatgagtttcttagcACTGATCATGttcatttatttgaaataatggaaaaagttgatgatattttaaaagattGATGTAGTGCTGTCTGCTTGATGATCAAAATGGCTCATGTAAAGAGATTATATATAGTTGTTGAGCCTTCAGAATGGTTAAGACAGAATCATGTGATGCGGTTTGATATGGGACCTAAGGACTTGTGGAGATTGCTGGTTGTTGTGAATTTATTCATTTCTCTGTCACCATATCTTTAAATCAAGTGGTCCTGGTTTCATTCAGACCTAATTAATCAACTTATCCTTTCTTGTGGATGTCACTGTAAAGGTTTCTTCTTTTGTTCCAAATCATGAGAAGTAGTAGGGCCTAATTTTGTACATCTAACAAATTTATGATCTGAATACTTTAACAACAACAGTGAAGGCAAACCATGTAATTTTTCATGTGCCATTGTCTTTCCAGTTTCCACCAATTTCTCTCAACCACTAAACATTTGGATATGAAACTtgtcaaaaatttatatataatcagAGCCAAACATTTCAGCAGAACACAAGTATCTTGATACTCAAAGAACTTTCAATTTATCTGTGATGCtccaagtttttttttttcttttttgctttcttTTCCTTCATCATTTAGTATTAGATAATAATCGTTGAGACAACGGGCATCAAAGTACCTCCATTTGTTCAAGCTAGTCGGTTCTTAAGGAGGTCCTCAACATATGGAGGTATTCCGAAAAGACATTGTGCAGTATACGTATAAGAGAGCCAGAAGAAGAGATTTGTCGTGCCAGTCTATTACTTGAGCCAGCTATTTCAAGATTTGTTAGCTCAGGCTGAAGAAGAGTTTGGCTTTGATCATCCGCTGGGTGGTCTCACAATACCATACAAAGAGGATGTGTTTGTTGATCTTGCTTCCCGCTTAAGAAGATCACGAGTAGTATCATAGCACACATTCTTGAATGAATGAGACTTTGTAAAGCAATAGGATTAGAAATTAGATAGAGGAGATATATTGCAGAAATAGCAATTTCATTGTAAAGTAACAGATTTGAAAAAGAGAATCGCTTAACAGATTATCTGTATAGATTTCTCAATCTACACCTTTATATTGCTCTAAAGGTTGCTCttttataacatattttcatcttcaaacAGCAAAACTTTCAAGTTCTAAATCTTTAATCTACTTTATAGCCTCTTCTTTGTTCAACAAATCATTCCCATCAAACAACTAAATGATAGACTTTCAATTCTTAAAGAAATGCTTAAAGATTTCTAGTCATGCGCTTGATAATACCAAAGAGTAATAAACTTCTAGAGGTTAAGATAAAAATGAGTCCAATAAACTCAGTCAGAAAGCGTAGTCTCGGCAGAAGCTTTTTATCTTAGCTAGGCCAATTAAATATGCATTGGGTTGAGaagtataatacataaaacagTAAATTCTTTAGATTGTGAAGCCTTGAGAAACGGACCTCCTATGTTCAATccttttctcttaattttttttttctcttggaTGGACCACAGAACAGGAGTGGAAGGAAAGGATCAACTACCTTTTTCAATATGCAACATTACTATGTTCTTTTGGACTTCAAAATGTTATTAATGCAATTGATGTAAATCAAAACTTGatagttaaaagttaaaattgcAGATAAATTTACTCAGAATACAAGATTACTTTCTTTGATATGGGAAAATCTCCTTAACCGTGAATGTGAAAGACACAAGCTAGATATTTGTGGTGCAAGGTTATTAGAAAGCCAATGAAAAGAAACAAGAATTTCCTAAATGATCATGGAATAGATGAATTTGAAGGCAAGAATGTGGagtttttgattaaaaattagaTGTTAATATTCTATACATTTGTTGAGTATCACGTTACAAAATTCATCACAGTTAGCTTAACAAATTAACAATTCCGAATGTCGTTGTTCTTGAAGGTATGAAGCTGATGAGCATCGACTGGAAGCGACTGTTACAATCAAAGCATTTTGAAAATCTGCAGATACACCTCTTCGAATGAGAGATATAATGTAGTTCAAGAATAGTGCATCGAACAGTAACGTAATGGGGCCATCACTTGGAAGTCCAAACTCTTCTTCAGACATGTGCAACAGTTGTCTGATTACCTCATGTTGAAGATAAGCCAACGGAACCACAAATCGGTTCTGATCTATTGTATACACCACAAAATGACCTTTGTCAACTACAGAAGCTGATGTGCTGCAGCTCTTTGCATCATTGGTATTGGATCTTTGAAAAGAAATTCTCTTCCTTTGATTCGCTGCGAACTTCTGCCATTTCCTTGCCAtcttgatgagtttcttagcACTAATCATGATTTCTTTGGAATATAGGAAATAAAAAGTTGATGATCTTTTATAAGATTATATTTACCGATATCTTCTTGGTGATCAAATGGCTCATAGATGCAGTTTATTTATAGCTAAGGATAGAAAATGAATTTATATGTAGCTCCAGTTGTCAAATGTGAGTTAGGCATTAAGGGCAAAATCATGTGCTGCTATTGAACATAGGACCTATTTATTCAATTCACTGTCACCAATATCTTTAAATCAAGTGGTTCATGActaaatcatcaatttcagccatTCTTGTGGCTCTTAATTTTAAGGGTGTTTTCTGTTCCAAATTATGAGAAGCAGAGGGGCCTAGTGTTGTTCTTCAGCAAATTTATGGACGATAATCGAGTAGGCAAAACCACGGGAGGATTCATGTGCCGTTGTCTCTCACCAGTTAGGTATGAAACTTGCCATTAACTTATATGTTTATTGGGATACAGGGATTTAGCAAAAAAACAAGAATCTTGATGTTCAAAAGATGTCCATTTTctgttttaatattttgttggtAAAAACTTATCCACACCCGGTTCCATTTTCTGTGCAATTCTCCGAATTCGTGTTCTTTTTTTCCATCATAATATGGAGTTACAAAAAATTTCTTGTGACAATGGGTATTAAAAGTGACTCCGAGGCTAATCGATTCTTAAGGTCTTCAACATCgcaattttactttttttttacgatataaatttactattttgttttattcttaCATCTGGAGGTATTCATAAATATCATTGTGAAATATATGTAGGAGAGAGCCAAAAGAAGAGATTTGTCGCGCAATATCATACTTGAGAGATAAATCTCTTCTTTTGGCTTAATTATTGAAACAATAGCTATTTAAAGCGTACTAATAAAACAAGTAAACTACTACACAAATTGCATTCTAGTTCAACTTGTTTATTTTATCCTAATCTAAATACGAACTAGAGGTTCTATAGTACTTAAAACATTTACTTTATCACACAGGCAGACGTTATCTGAGAAAACCCAAGCTTGCTCAATCAAGCCCACTCCCTGCCCTCCACAGAGGCTTGATCTTTTGATTCGACCTTTGCCCGACCTAATCTCCGACTAGGGTCTCAATCTCAGTTTAAACCTAAATCGGGACCAAATTCGAGACCTGCCCTTTCTTGTTACCCGAACTCTAACCGGACCCGAAATTGGAACTCGACTGGAGAGCTGACCCAATTGTAACCCAAGACACAACTCCCAACCTCTATACCAAAATTCGGACCTTAATCTAAGACTGGAATCTAACCCCGAATTGGGACCCGACCCAAAACCTGAACTCGACACCCACCTCAATTCGAAACTCGAATTGAGACACAAGCCTTTATACCCCCCCCCTCAATATGGGTTCAACCCCAACTCGAAATATCCCCCCTCTCTCTAACCCCAACCCTAACCTGATACCTAACCTAGACCTAACTTAGAACCCAACCATGAAAATGACCTCAACCCCGACACAGGACCTGACCCTAGCTCAGGTACCAACCCATGAGTAGAGACATGACCTCAACTCTAAGCTAGGACCCAAAATCCAACCCTTACATGAGATATGGCCCATGACCAAATCCTAACCCCGACCCTAACCTAAACCTAAGTCTTTACTTTGACCTTGAATCGAAACTCGACTGCAATCCTACTTAGGACCCAACTTTAGGCCCCAATCTGAGGCACGACCCCAAACTTTGACTTGGTAACCTAACCCCTAAACTAGGACCCAACACCAATCTCGATCTGAAACAAACACCGATTTGAGATCTGATACTAACACTGGACCTAACCTTGATCCTATCATGAGAAGTAACCCCAACTTGGGACCGACCATGATTCCTGACTTTGACCTAACCTCTACTAGGGACACAACTATGAACCTAAACGAAACTCAATCCCCAATAGAGGTAGGGACGACAATGAGCGGTGTGGGGCCGGGGCGGGGCAGGTTGAGCT
Proteins encoded:
- the LOC107001717 gene encoding auxin-responsive protein SAUR68-like, whose amino-acid sequence is MISAKKLIKMARKWQKFAAKQRKRISFPRSNYYDAESCSTSSSIVDRGHFVVYTTDQKRFVVPLAYLQHDVIRQLLHMSEEEFGLPSYGPITLPCDALFMNYIISLVKRGVAADLQNALLVSVPSNQCSSASYLQERRNLELLVC
- the LOC107001736 gene encoding auxin-induced protein 15A-like, translated to MGIKVTPFVQANRFLRRSSTNGDVPKGRCAVHVGESHKKEIRRASVLLEPALFQDLLAQAEEEFGFDHPMGGITIPCKEDVFVDLTSRLRRS
- the LOC107001764 gene encoding auxin-responsive protein SAUR68-like — encoded protein: MNMISAKKLIKMARKWQKFAANQRKRISFPRSNYNDAESCSTSSSIVAKGNFVVYTIDKKRFVVPLAYLQHEVIRQLLHMSEEEFGLPSDGPITLPCDALFMNYIISLIRRGVSTDFQNALLVTVASSRCSSASYLEEQRNPQLLVC
- the LOC107001952 gene encoding auxin-responsive protein SAUR68-like, translating into MISAKKLIKMARKWQKFAANQRKRISFQRSNTNDAKSCSTSASVVDKGHFVVYTIDQNRFVVPLAYLQHEVIRQLLHMSEEEFGLPSDGPITLLFDALFLNYIISLIRRGVSADFQNALIVTVASSRCSSASYLQEQRHSELLIC